The Lolium rigidum isolate FL_2022 chromosome 1, APGP_CSIRO_Lrig_0.1, whole genome shotgun sequence region CGGAGGCTCACCGCAAAGATGAAACTCACGGTGCGCAGCCTTTTGAGCCGGAGCGACAAGAAAGTCGGCTATGTCAAACTGCAgctaatgatagcatgatagcgcgGGAGGTGGTGCTGAGGTTGGACATCGCCATGGAATCAGGACAATTATCTCCGGATGAGCGTCGACTCCGGGCGCACCTTAAGCATGCCTACTTGGGTTTGGCTTCCCTCGAGCGCACGATGGCCCGCCAGCGGGCTAAGATTGCATGGCTGAGGGAAGGGGACACCAACACAACCTTCTTCCACCAGCACGCGGCTTACAGGCGTCGAATAATGTGATACATAGCATACAGGTAGATGGTGCGGTTGTCTCCGGCCATGCAGCCTTGGCTGAAGCTACCTTTGCGCACTTCGAGGGCTTGGTCGGCACCTTGGTGGACCGCCTTCACTCGGTGCCGTTTACGAGGATGAGGTCTGGGAGGTGGTTAGGCAATTACCATCGGGCAAGGCGCCGGGGCCTTATGGCTTCACGGCTGAGTTCCTGCAAAAGTGCTGGGGTGTGATCAAGGCTGATTTCATGGCAGCCTTTGACAAGCTATACACGATTGGTTCTGTTGCCCAAGCGCCCGGATGCAGCGCGCTGGGTGATTATAGGCCGATCAGTCTTATTCACATGTTCGCCAAGCTTGCGGCGAAAACATTGGCTACTCGATTGGTCCCCCGGCTGGAGTCGCTGGTGGATCATAACAAATGCGTCTTCATTCGGAGACGTTGCATCAATGACAACTTTATGTTGGTCCAGCAGACCGCTAAGTTCCTCCATAGGGGGAAAGAGCCGAGGGTGATGCGGATATCGCTCGTATCTTGGGGGTTCCTGATGGAGGTCCTTTGAAAGATCGGGTTTGGTCTGAGGTTCCGTGAGCTTGTATCCATTCCACTCTCCACGGCGAGTACCAGGGTGTTGATGAATGGCGAGCCAGGCCCCCCATATAACATCGAAGGGGTCTGAGACACGGTGATCCCTTGTTGGCATCGTTGTTCGTTCTGATGATGAACTCGCTCAATAGGGTGTTGGCCAAGGCCATTGAGCTGGGTATTCTGCGGATTGGTGACGTCGGTTTCGCTATATGCGGATGACATGGTGTTCTTCTGCCATCCGGATGAGACAGAGTTGCGCGCTATCCGAGGCATTCTAGAGCTCTTCGGGCAGGCCTCCGGATTATGCTCCAACTTCGCCAAATGCTCGGTTTCCCCTATTGCTTGTTGGACGAGGAGGCCGCTGGCGCCGTTGGGCTCATGGAGTGCCAGCTAGCGCCTTCCTGGTGAAGTACATTGGCATCCCGCTTTCCACCAGACGGCTGACAGCTACATCATTCCAGCCCAGGCTTGCTGATAGACTCCCCACCTGGCGGGCTGATCCACGCAATGCTTGCGGCGATCCTGCTGCACCAGCTGTTGGTACTAAGTCTCAACAAGAGGACGCTTAAACAGGTCAACAAGATCCTGAGGGGGTTCCTCTGGGCCGGCAGGGCGGATGCCAATGATGGTTCAGGGTGTGCCGTCCACGGTGTCTCGGAGGCCTCGGTATCCCTGACCTAGCTCGCACCGCAATCAGCCTTAGGGTGCACTGGCTATGGAGGATGCGTATTGACCCCATGCGACCTTGGCGCAGGCTCAACATGCAGTTCTCGAAGGCGGAGTTGGACGTCTTCGTGGCCTCCACCTCGATGGTGCTTGGCAACAGGGAGTCCTCCCTCTTGTGGGAGGACAGCTGGATGGCAGGTCCGTCAAGGAGACGGCGCCTAAGGTCTATGCGCTGGTACCTAAACGCCGCAGGAAGGCGCGTACGGTCCGTGAAGCGTTGGCGTTGTTGGACCACACTTGGATCCCTGACATTGTTGGCGCACCGAGTGCCCTTGCGCTTTGGCAGTATGTGCAGTTATGGGGCAGGCTCAGAGGCGCCGGACCAAGACAAGATGGTTTGCCGCTGGTCGACCGATGGTCACTACAATTCTCGCTCATGTTATGACACCCTCTTCCACGGGGCGATCATCTTAGGATCTTGGGAGCTGAACTGGAAATCCTGGGCGCCGCCAAGGGTGAAGTTCTTTATCTGCCTGCCTGGTGTTGGGCGAGCGAGAGGGCGCGCCACACGGCTTACCACATGCGCCCAGATGCCTGTTGTGTGATCAGTCCATGCAGACCATGACACACTTACTCACTGAGGTGTTCCTTCTCTAGGACGGTCTTGTACGAGGTCCTCTCGTCGATCCGATCCACCTCAGGTCCTCCTATGgctgagggtgacttcgcggagtggtggtcgctggtggtgtGGACCGCCCCTCACCAGCTGCGTAAGGGCACTTCGTCGATAATCATGCTTACGGCATGGTGGATTTGGAAGCACCGGAATGCCGCGGTCTTCGACAACGCGCAACCTTCGGTGCCATCCTTGTTCAACGACATAAAGGCCGAGGCGCGGCAGTGGGCGGACGTGGGAGCCCGGGGTGTCCGCCAGCTACTCCCCTAGATTagcgtttttcttttctttggttGAGTTGTAAAGCGGGGGTGTCTGTCCTCTCGGGGACTTGTAATTATaaccttcttttctatcaatgcatcgaaatgcAAGGCTTTTGTGTTTTCGCGAAAAAACTTATTTCATATTCATGGTTGCTTGGTATATTCGCAATTCACATTAAGAAAATATCTGCTGATCTGCTCTATATATTTAGGTGTATGTACTTCATCCAAAGGAGGATTTGCATGGTTTAGGTTTTGACCCATTCAAGCATGCTCCAGAGTTCAAAGGTACCATATTCTGACAGAGATAATCATTTAAGAAATTTGACAGCTTGATCTAAAATTTGTTCTTTTTGTAGATAGGAAAAGATCGCAGAAGTCAGTAAACAGGGACAGAAACAGAAGTGATGCTTCAGTGAGGGGAAATCTCCTGATTTCTAACTGTATGATAGTCATGGTTCTTCTATACCATTTTCTTTTTTGTCGATATTGCTTAGGTATTTCTAGGGCAAAAATCTTAACTAGTTATTTGATCACCAGCAGGACAATATGCTCCTGGCTTTGGAATTGGAGCACTCGAAGAGCTTGGTGTTGAAGATGAGGATATTTATGCATCAGGTAATTGATTAATCTTCTGGCCATATAACCATCATGTTAGTACGAGAGGTCTTGATTGAAACACAAGGTTCTGTTAGAGCGAGCGTTCTGCCTCTTCCTTTCCCATTTCTGAAGGATTAAAGCGCTAAGTCCAATTAAGCGCTAGGCATTTTGCCACCACTCAGGGCTTAGGAGCGTTTAATTTAAGACTGGAAACATATGATGTTTTTGTGTATGTCACTTCTTACTGAAATGCATTAGTGTGTTAAGGTAGATTCTGAATATACAATTGTTATTTTTTTGTGCCTTCGAAGATGAAGTCTAATTTTCTTCTCTGATGATGTGTGCTGTCAAATGGAAGCCTTCACGGTTGTGCATATTCAGCTTTATGAGACTTACTATGTTTAGTGTCTGAAGAATATATCTTTTCTTTAAGACAGATTGACCCTTTGATATTTTACACCTGCTGTTCTTTCCTAACATTTGCTGTTTTCAGGGTTCTCTTATGAACTAACAGAAGTTGATATCGAGCCTTCGAAAACATCTGGTGATAGTAAGTTTAAACTTGAAGATAGGAAGAGAGGTGTCTTCCTGAGCTTCAAAATTGCCTCAAATTCGGAGTATAAACTTGAAAGGTTACACTTCTTGGTTATTCATGATGGATCAGCTTGGTTTTTCTTACTTGCTTGAACTTCAGAAATATGAGTTGTTTGAATCCAGTCATTATGTTAGTTTCTTTTgctattttatattttgctacGGAAACCTGTTATATAACATGACATTTAATTTGGAAGCTGCATGTGTGATTTGTGAACATTTGTACAAAGAAAGTAGTAGATAAGCATCACATGTAATGAAAACCTAATCCTCTGGTAGACAATTATATTACTCTAAATAGGATGGTATAAAGTAAATCTAACCAACAGTTTTTTAGGGTATTAAGAAATTGGTTTACAGTTTAATTTTAATTTAACTCAAAATAGGTCTAGCGAGCCAATGAAATCCTCATGTTCAATTGTGTCTGGCGATATGTGTTTTTAACTGAATCACatcctgctctctctctctctctctctctctctctctctctctctctctctctctgaactATTGTCGAAGTGTAGAAACTACCCCCAGGTGCAAAACCAGGGAGCCACCTCCCTCACTCTGCCCACCCGTCAAAAACATGCTTGTTCACCCTGAGGACCAAGGCTAGTTGACTGGTTCCCTCATTTGGTCTCACCATGGTAGAGGCCGCATTGCTGAGTGAAATCAGCAAATAAATGAAAAGATGATACACCTGTTAGCTCCTGTATATGTATATACTATATTAGTGTAGGTTATGTGCGGCAAATTAATTTTACTCAACTCCATGTTTCATCCGCTATATATGTTTATCCTATATCATTATCGATATTTGATGACTTTCAGATTTCACCCTCCTGAGATCCCAGCTGATTTTGACGGCCACCATAAGTTCTCAAGTCCAATTCAGGCAGCTGATAAATATTCTGATCTAGCTCCTCCTGAGGTTCCTCCTCCAGAAGACACTACCTTAAGATTATTGATTGAGGGTTGTGCTGCTATGGTTGCTCGTTGTGGGAAACACATAGAGGATTTCTACAAGGAAAAAAGTAAAGCAAACCCACAATTTATTTTCCTTGATGGGGGAGATGGATTTAGCTACTATGCTAGGAAGTTATGGGAGAATCAACAGAAGTTTGTTGACCAGCAAAGACCTGATTCCGTGAAGTCAAAGCCTTCTTCTGACAAGTTAACAGCTGAGAATCGTGGAAACATCCTTGGTGAAAGGCCCCTCGATAGAACCTCCAAATCATCTAGCACATATTTTTCTGCAAAGGAAGCTGTTCAATTACAATCAAATCTGGGGGACACCTTTGTCAAGCCAATATCTCTTGTATGTTTTTGTATTGCACTGTTTTACCAATTATTTGTCAGAGCCACATTCCTTTTATTAATTACCTTATCCTAGTCTGATTATGCAAATGTATTATTGTTCTTTTTAACAGGATGGCGTACCAGATTCAAAGAAGCCTTTTAGAAATGAGCCTGCAAAGCAAGCAAGGTTTGAGCAGTTTCTGAAGGAAAAATATCAGGGAGGTCTTCGAATTGCAAGTGTTGTACCTACAAGTTCTATGTCAGAGGCGGACCGTGCTCGTGAAAGACTAGATTTTGAGGCTGCTGCAGACGCAATTGAAAAAGGCAAAGAATATAAGGCTATAGATcctttatcaatattgggtttaaaCGAGCAACGTTTTGTACCATCAACTCAATCGGAGGTGGGTTAACTTACTTAGGCCCATCGGTATTGTCTTATGTTTTTGCACACATTGATCCTTGATCAATCAATACAGAGCTCTGCAGTACCCCGAGATGAGAAACCCATGTATTTACCGAGGGAGGAGTTTGAATGGCGTCCTTCACCAATACTGTGCAAGCGTTTTGATATTGTTGATCCTTTCATGGGGAAGGTAAACTCAAATGATCATATATGGTTTGGGTATGTATTTGTTAGGCAAAGAATGATGGGAAAATGAAGTGTAGAAGTTAAGTACACATGATAAGGACAATAAATTGCTGGCTATTTCTAAAAAGGAACAGGGCCACATATACATTTGATAGGAGTGTGCCAGTGCAATTTCCCATTTTTGCACAGCTGTAAAGTTCCCCTTCTATTTGCTGTTGGCAGTTTTCCCTCTCTAGTTGTAGACACTCATTAGTTACTGATTTGGTAGCTGAGAGATGTATTAGTCTATAGCACTGTCACTCTACTTTGTGTTTTTTTTGCATCGAATTGAATATATTTTTAAAATGGCACTCATGCTGGTATCTGACCATGCATGTCGTATGTGCAGCCAATGCCTCTTCGAAGACCAATAAGCAAGATGGACACCCTCATGTTTATGACAGAATCCACTAAAAGGACAAATGATGATGTGAAGAGCTCAAGTGTGATTTCACAGAACGCTTCTGCTGGAGGAACAGAACAGACAGATGCAGATGTACATGCAAATGACCCTGATATCGTGCCGAGCAGTATGCAGAGACCTGTTGATCTTTACAAGGTAATGTGTGTTCCCTATCTCCTATACACTTATTGGAAACATTGGCTAGAAGTTCAAGTTTAATTCAAAAAGATCTGAAGGAATATCCTGTTACAGCAAGGTCCTGCTTGGAAAGAAGGAACTCAAAACGTAGGAATAGGAAAAATGCAGGAATTGAGATGTCATGTATTCTGAATTCCTGCAGGAATCAAAACAACAGGAAAGTTTAAAAAACGCCGTTGAATGTTACAGGAAAAACACAGGAATTATAGACACAAGTAGATGAAAACATAAGGTGAGACCTCATGTTAGTTTTCCTTCAAAATTCCTGTGGAATAGCCTATTGCATAGGAAATTTAGAGGAATCTTAGAATGCTATTCCTTTGTTCAAAACGGCACCATAGGATCTTTCCTATAGGAATCATATATCCTCCGAAGTTCCTACACTTTTCCTTTGTTCCAAACGGGACCTAAAATGGCATGTTTGATGCTTGCTCTCTTTACTTTCTGCTCTCTAGAATCTTAGAATTCTATTCCTTTGTTCGAAACGGCaccataggaatttttcctataggaatcctATCCTCCAAAGTTCCTTCACTTTTCTTTTGTTCCAAACGGGACCTAAAATGGCATGTTTGATGCTTGCTCTCTTTATTTTCTGCTCTCTAGAATCTTAGAATTCTATTCCTTTGTTCGAAACGGCaccataggaatttttcctataggaatcctATCCTCCAAAGTTCCTTCACTTTTCTTTTGTTCCAAACGGGACCTAAAATGGCATGTTTGATGCTTGCTCTCTTCACTTTCTGCTCTCTAGAATCTTAGAATTCTATTCCTTTGTTCGAAACGGCaccataggaatttttcctataggaatcctATCCTCCAAAGTTCCTTAAGTATTGCATGTACAATATATGAAGAATGTGATTTGATTTTGTTCCTTTCAAGGAGAAAAAACTCCAAACTTCAGTGCGCAATAGTAGAGAAAATGTTACATCACGAAATGCCATCTCATATTATTACCAAACATAGATGTAGTTAAACAATAGCTTAATGTATGGGTTCTGTACCTTTATATTTTACATGTTATTTGTTGTGTGTTGCAGGCTATCTTTTCTGATGATTCAGACGATGATATGGATGAACCTCTTAGCAATAAACCGGTGGATCCAGTGAAAACGAGTGAAGGTGCCAATATGGCTCTTAATCGTCTTGTTGCTGAAGATTTCCTGGAATCTTTAGGTAAAGAACTGGGGCTGGAGGTTCCTGCAGAAAAACCTGCCatgccacagaatgtcttattgaGATCAGAAATCCTTCCAACAGCTGATGGAAGCGTTTCTAGGAATGAAAAAACAACTGCTTGCAGAGAGATAAAGGAGAATGAGATTCCCTTTGACTCGGTGAAAGCTGATAATGCAAATGGAGATGGTTTCGAAAAGCTTGATTCAAAATATGAAAAGCAAGAGCATAGAGCTGAGAAAGACCGGTCACACTCTTCACATCGTCAAGTCTGGAATGGTAGCTCAGAGTCTGATACCGAGATTGCACGACACAGGAGCAGGAAAAGAAGATCACATCATAAAATTAGGAGCGCAACACCAGATTCTGATTCTTCTGGTGAACAGGCGCAGGAGTAAGAAAAGAAAGTCACATTCAAGGCATAGAACTGTCCGGAGTAGAACTCCTGATGCCGATTCGTCCAGTGACAGCCAAAGAATAAGAGAAAACGCCAGGAGAAAAGGAGCCACCGGACCCGCACGCCTGACATTGATTCTAGTGATGAATACAAGGATAAATATGCATCTAGCAGTAGAAAGTCATCAGATAAAGACAGAAGTAGAAAGCGTTCTAGACACCGCAGGCATAGAAGTAGAGACCCTGCATAATGTTCATGATTACAGCTACATGAGTATATGGCTGTAACGGGTGGAGAATTCACAGTAGCTTCTCCGGATGATCGAAGTTTGGGTGGAAGTGGGCCAGATACTGAAGTGGATGTTAGTTAGTAAGTGTTCTAAACCTCTTTGGTGGAAGGCCCTTTACTCTTCTTTAATGTACATGATGTTTTAAGTTGCTCTTGTTACTTAAATGTGGTATTTTATTTCATGTTTCGAGTTGCTTGTTTTATCTTGCACTTCAAATTATGGTCATTATCTGCACGTCCAGTTTCCAAATAGACAAATAGACCAAAAGAAACAGGAAAACACAATCAGGGGCATAGGTAGGAAGGAAATCATTCTAGTGTTACCTTAAAAAAAGAATCATTCTAGTGTTTTTGTAGGAGGAAGAACAATGAAAACAAACAAAGTTACTTGGTGCAGAGGCTTGGCAGCCGCTTGAGTGCAAACCAATTTTACTTTGCATTTCCACCAGCAGAGTGAGGTTCCAAAAGCCCAAGAGGAGGCTTTTGTATTCTGTGCTATGGCTATCATGATCCTTACTGGTTGGGCCTTGTTTCTACTGGGACATACCTGGGCACCAGTACTAGGAGTCATGACAGATTTCAAATATGCATTTACAACTTTTCCCTAGTCATCTGTGTTGCTTCTGTCCATACACTAGTAGTTAAATCGGACTGTTGTCAGTGAGTAGCATAATCGACAGATGGTCGCCACGGAAGAAATGTCGTTCGCCACAAGTGAATGTTATGCCGGTGTTGTTTGAGAACCAAAATACAAAAGGCTGCCGATATTGGTTGTGTTTTTCATACAAGAGGTGTTGAGCTTAGCAGGAAACTAGCTGGGAAGGGGCCATAGATCTATGGCTACCTCAATATATACTGTTTACATTTACTTGCATATTTTCGATAAACAGAACATATTTTTAACAGAATCACGAAGTGGCCGGATATTGTGCGTTAGATGTTGCCATTGATGCTATTTTGTTAGGAAAGTCTCGAGTTACATGCCTTGTGCGTCTTCATTGTTTTGttcctttatttatttatttccttCACTACATAACCTGATTGCCTAACTTTATACTGTTCGTTTTGTGTTCTTTTGCAGTTACATGTTCCTATTGCGAATCACCCAAACTATTCATTGTAGCAGCATAAGTGTCTGGAAGCTTGTTGCACATTAATAACACCTCGTATTCTGATGACGCGGTTTTTGTATGTCGAGTTTGTCTGGAAGCTTGCTGCTCATGCGTTGCCATGAACCTTTTCTATACCAGTGCCTCTTGAAGACCTTGCGAATCTCAAATGACCGGCCTTGTAAGATGCTAATAGGAAACTAGATATGATGTGGTATTAGAAGTTTCTGAAGTTTTTTTTTGCGTTAGAGTTGTATATCATGCTGTCTGTCGTAGGAGACGGGACGACAGAAGTTTTACTCCGTGAGGTATATTCCAAGTTCCATTTTTATTTACCTGTATTCCAAGTGCCGCGTGTTGAGGCAAATGTGCGCAACAGAAGAGCAGCCCGGTAAAGTTGCTCAGATTTCAGAatgaagttatttttttctttctgaaCTTGAGAATCAAGTTTCGGTGcagcaaaaaataaaaataaagcggGAAGCGCCGTATATGCATCAAGTGAAGCGGGCAgagtatttagagcatctccactcgtctccctgaCGAGGCTCCCGAGCGACGATTTTTCATCCGGACGATGAAATTTGGCCCAGTCGTTCCCTCGGTTTCTTGTTTTCGTCTGGATTTggtccttcatccatccggcgagcccacgccatccccggttccccggggcgcgctcggggactccggacgaaagaatttggcgcgaaacgtcgtatGGACCCTtgtagtcggcgacaggaaagcCAAATTCTGttgatttccctccaatttgcttgcatatccccaatcactcccgccgaatttgtccattctcctcctcgtcttctggtTCCGGTTCccgtcctcgtcttctcgtccaccaccgttctcctcctcgtcttctcgtccgccaccatgccgccgaaggcgaggaagccgcgggcgccgaaggagcggccgccgggtctttgtagcaccctaccttttaaataaaggcaagatacctgtgtattgtgctattcccgggatcactgatagcacacacatttcagatgaagtaatcatagcaatagtatcaaatttactACAACGTAGATCCACATGAGATAAATAaggtcttacaaattgcatagtcacttgGACTAGCTCAAAAATAATTGTTCAAAGTAAACACAACGGAAAtaaacttcaatgagcctccatcatcttcatgcgccacaggcagacatgttggaatgtagactcgagatcctacctagtaatcctcttcagacgaacctgcacgtttgaatatgcagccccacgaatggaggtcagtacaatgatgtactggcaaatgacacttatatggtggcaattttgggcatgactatctacatgatatttggcaagtggagtttaggcaaatttgcataaagccaattttatcctacattttatttgaaaacaatttttttgtaaAACCTGTAATATTGTCATAAATAGtaccatggttacatctccctggTACTATTCGACAGTTGCTACTCAAGTTTTAacttattcagaaaaggtgatgagattcttccgtacattccctgcctagatgctcaaattgtccataaccggggacacggctaagatcttaggtttaactctcgagaggttgtgcactttcaccttacgacccacccctcccaagagaagaatgagacaagatctttcagaaggaggtttcaaccatactagctagacccgttcccgttgattgcaagccacatcatcatgtctagcaaacaagttggacctcacaacttacttaatcccggcagagcccataataccataaggttgcactggaaagctatctaaaacatggacgacatagtaatctctttaatcctgagtggccaaccacaagtgcactctcaggcaacgacaaccacaatgtggccctgagtagccactcaacatatgCGTACCCTCAGGCAACGACAACCACATGACAAGAACTAGACAGGAGTCATGTGGTCCTGAGTAGCCGCCCTCCAAGCAattaccaatccacccaggtgtttcatttagGGTTATTAAtttttaattctcaatactcacaatccaaaataaccaaaacagcagtggcattttgttatttgCTAGCCATACTAAGAATACTAGCAATGGTTCAAGGGtgactacacactactaggattgataagcatagcataattttcgaaagcaaaatcctaccatgcatactagttgaaaAACAGTAATGCGTAACAAAAATAGATAGGAATTGAgcgtcacttgccttgatcaaagcaacccgcacaatcacagcaatcacaagcaccacCTTGATCTCCTCCACAATCTAATCAAACGAGCACAACAGAAATAAACAAACATTCAATAcgacaatcatagacatgtatgcatgcatgctatgcaacaaTTTAACTTCACAAAAGAGGTAGTGTGTAAATGTTGCATTAtgtgttctctgatatgtgcaatgttaataaagtattctggacatttaatttcatttagaaaaaCCCTTAATCGAGTGTCTACTTAACACatacaaccttattaattagctactgcaagcattatgtgtcgtaaaaaatatgaatttgacctccctggataggttacagtaatacAAAGACAGAGCAATTGGAATTACTCAAAAatcatttatagaatttgaattatgattgaattactgatttgaatagattttattaaagcaagtttgtgcacgtatcaaagttgtacaactcctataccatACTGTAGTACAcgatctgaggattccagaaagtacaaattcataaaatttggcccggtagattattttatacaatttttatagtgtaCAATAGTCAAATTCCCTATCTGAATTTTAATACGAAAACCATCACAGTACCTATGCTATATTATTGCCTAAAGGTGTTCTACAGATTGCAAGCTTTCTGaaactataaaatttgtaaaatttggcccaatggttgattttatatggaatttacaagttctgctacaaatctgagattcaaatatgaatttaaaAACGTGTTTGACCAAAACTGACCGGCCAGGCTGACTAGGATGCCACGCGGCGCTACGTGATTggcccgtaccgattcgggttaAGATCTAACCTAGGCCATTAGATCTAGATCTAACGTGCAGaagtaaaaaggaaaagaaaattttttaaaaaaaaaaccgaGCTCACCTGGCCGGCGGGACGGGCGGCGGTTCGGCCCTAGAAACGACGGCACGGCGGCTTCTGGCGGGGGCGGTGGCGGCTACGGCGTGCGGCGCGACGCGGCGGCGAgcttggtggtggtggcgcgggcAATAGTTGGCtaaggcggcggcgaggggcggctggaggcggcgcggccggcggcaaGTGCGGCGAGCGATTGGCGCGGATTGGCGGCGCGATCTGGGGCGGCGGCTTGGGGAAAAAGACGCGGGGGTCGCGGGGCTTTTATAGGGGGAGGCACGGACGTCGAGGGCGTGTCGGATGGC contains the following coding sequences:
- the LOC124686887 gene encoding LOW QUALITY PROTEIN: G patch domain-containing protein TGH homolog (The sequence of the model RefSeq protein was modified relative to this genomic sequence to represent the inferred CDS: inserted 1 base in 1 codon; deleted 1 base in 1 codon) codes for the protein MASNDDGQDLVVYGTPIEREEDVSARKRRGVAEAGQLRTLPAWKQEVRDEEGRRRFHGAFTGGFSAGFYNTAGSKEGWVPQTFTSSRKSRAEHKKQSIYSFLDEEDIKDMGGNALETSQQYDTFGFTAAEQARKQASKEQIERPSAIPGPVPDELVVPATTSIGVKLLMKMGWRQGRTIKDAHADSLYESRREARKAFLALSGISNNEDQDKVSSQKSRVDENVAESFDDMRASGNTPVYVLHPKEDLHGLGFDPFKHAPEFKDRKRSQKSVNRDRNRSDASVRGNLLISNSGQYAPGFGIGALEELGVEDEDIYASGFSYELTEVDIEPSKTSGDSKFKLEDRKRGVFLSFKIASNSEYKLERFHPPEIPADFDGHHKFSSPIQAADKYSDLAPPEVPPPEDTTLRLLIEGCAAMVARCGKHIEDFYKEKSKANPQFIFLDGGDGFSYYARKLWENQQKFVDQQRPDSVKSKPSSDKLTAENRGNILGERPLDRTSKSSSTYFSAKEAVQLQSNLGDTFVKPISLDGVPDSKKPFRNEPAKQARFEQFLKEKYQGGLRIASVVPTSSMSEADRARERLDFEAAADAIEKGKEYKAIDPLSILGLNEQRFVPSTQSESSAVPRDEKPMYLPREEFEWRPSPILCKRFDIVDPFMGKPMPLRRPISKMDTLMFMTESTKRTNDDVKSSSVISQNASAGGTEQTDADVHANDPDIVPSSMQRPVDLYKAIFSDDSDDDMDEPLSNKPVDPVKTSEGANMALNRLVAEDFLESLGKELGLEVPAEKPAMPQNVLLRSEILPTADGSVSRNEKTTACREIKENEIPFDSVKADNANGDGFEKLDSKYEKQEHRAEKDRSHSSHRQVWNGSSESDTEIARHRSRKRRSHHKIRSATPDSDSSVNRRRSKKRKSHSRHRTVRSRTPDADSSSDSQXNKRKRQEKRSHRTRTPDIDSSDEYKDKYASSSRKSSDKDRSRKRSRHRRHRSRDPA